The genomic window TGCAGAAAATGTGGGGGACAGACCGGCATGGGCTAATATTTCAGATATTGTACCCCAGAAATATGACTATGTGAATAAGAGCCTTGAAGATAGCATCGAGGGAAGTGACCTACTGAATGAATGGGAAGTTTCGACCTCTGCTACTTCAAACAATTCCACCCTGCTTAATGTCAAAGGTGTATTATTGCCCCCATCGGAATCCAAAAAAATCTCTTACACGATAAAAGCAGCCGAAGAGATCGATGAATTGCCCTATGCAGAACTTGAATTCAGGGCACGGAACAATTACTGGGGCAAGGTGCGTACAAATTTCTATATGGCAGGGGAAGAGATCGAGCAGTGGTGGAATCCTGTCAAAGGTAACTGGGAGAATGACACCGAGGAAGTTATTGTAGAAGAAAAACCGTCTTCAAAGGATGAAGAAGATAATTTTGCAAACAAGAATGATACCCAGGTAATTCCCGAAAAAAATGATAATTATACGGTAAATAAGAACCTGACTTTGCCCAAGGAAGGCGAATCAGGTATTACGGGCAAACTGAACCTTTTTCCAAAGGAAATCTCCTTTTTCGTTGATGACTACGGGATCATGGTTTTTGCCGGAGTGTGCTTTATCGCATTTGGCCTTATATTCAATACGAAATTCTATCTTGGAAAATTGATGAAGAAAAAGAAGAAAAGATAAGTACAGAACATATTCATCCTTTTTGTTTTCTTTTCCCTCTTCTTTTTCAAAATCAAGTTTTAATCTTCATGCTTCCTTTTTTAACCTAAATTACATGTTACAGAATATCTGATATACTATATATTCAAATGCTATGTCTATACTTTTTAGCGTTTATAGATATCCTTTGTACAAATGCTATATACTGACATTTCTTATTGTAGGTCGAGCACCGAACCCCCGTAAGTGCGGTGCATCTGGTGCTCGACCAACTACCATAGGTGGATTAAACAAACATGGAATTAAAGAACATATTCAACAACGAAGAGGCGGTTTCACCAATCGTCGCAACACTCGTACTCGTTGTAGTCGCCATCGCTGGCGCTGCAGCAGTAGGCGGAATTATGGACAACCTTTCCAACGACGTAGGATCTGACACCACAGGTGCTACAGACGACATCGCAACAGCCAACGAACTCCTTCTCAGAGGCAGTACCTCCGTACAGCCAGTCTCAGAACTCCTCGCTGACAAATATATGAGACAGCACCCTAACATGAAGGTAACCGTAATGGGAACCGGATCCGGTGACGGTGTATCTTCCACAGGTCTCGACCTCTGTGACATCGGTGCTGCCTCCAGGCCAGTCAAAGACAGTGAACTCGCAGTCTACCCCGAAATCAGGTCACACCAGATCGGTGCAAGTGCAGTAGCCATTATTTCTAACGTTGATGTTAATGGCACAGGTCTCAATTTCACCGATGTATATGCAGTAGAGAAACTTTATAATTCCACAGATGAGGATGGCAAAGCACACATCGACATTAGCAGTGACGCTCTTAACATAACTGCAGCTGAGATAAATGAAGGAGATGGTACAGGAGCAAATACTATTAACGTCACAGTCTACCAGAGATCTGAACCTAGTGGTACTGAAGAAACCGTATCAAAATACCTTTCAAAATACGGATCAACTGAAAGCAAGGATGCTGAATTCATCAACGATGAATCAAATGCAAAAGGTGCAAAGGGTAATGCAGGCGTACTTGCAGCCGTAGAGGATGACGCAAACGGTATCGGCTTTGTCGACTGGGGATTTGCTCAGCAAGGATTAAATGATGAAGCAGTAGTAGTCAATGGTATAAACTGCCAGCCACTTGCTACTTCAACAGCAGACATATCAGATGCAGATGACGAATTTAAACTTGCTCTTGAAGGCGAAAGTGACTACCCACAAGCCATGACAAGACCACTTAACTACCTCACCCTCGGAAACCCAACTCCTGAACAGCAGGACTTCATCGACTTTGCTCTGGCAAGCTCCGGTGAGACACAGGAATGCTTCACAGAAGCCGGTTTCTGGTCCATGTACACTCTTAATGAGTAATAAATACTGCCCAAATAATGATGATTTGTGCGTCGGCACAAATCTTCTTTTTTAATTAAAAAACGTCTGAGAAAAAAATATGGAATTCAAATCACTCTTCACAACATCATTTTTTGCAGACATTCAAAAAAGCAGAGATGAAACAGATCTTCCACACGTTACATTCCTTTTATGCGGTATTCTAACAGCATTGATTACCATATTTTTCATAGGTTTTATCTTTCAAAATGCATATCCTACCTTTGAAAACCAGGGACTTATCAATTTCCTTACAGGGAACAAATGGAGTTACACAGATGGTGTCTACGGAGTCAGAATATTTCTCCTAGGCACCATCATAATTACATTCCTCACTATGATCATGGCCGTACCTTTAGGCATTTTTACAGCAATTTATCTAGCAGAATATGCTTCTGAAAAAACAGCCAACATGATTCGCCCGTTTGTCGAACTGCTTGTTGGAATTCCTTCTGTTGTATATGGAATATTCGGTTTCCTGATTCTTTCAAATTTATTTAGAGAATATATTGAACCTGCTATCAGTAATAATCTGGGATTTATATCTATATTTTATGATACATCACCTACAAGTGGGACAAGTATCCTGCTTGCCTCAACGATCCTTACGATAATGATACTGCCAACTATCGTATCAATTTCAGAATATGCCATGCGCAGTGTGCCTAAAGAATATAGCCAGGGTTCATTTGCAATGGGGACGACTCACTGGGAAACAATACGAAATATAGTATTACCAACTGCTTCCGGAGGTATTTACTCATCCATTATACTCGGCATGATGAGAGCAATGGGAGAAACCATGGCAGTTGTGATGGTAGTTGGCATACTCACCAAAGTCCCCAATTCCATTTTCAGTGGCGGATATCCCATGACATCTAAAATACTCAATGACATAGGTTATCATGTGGCGATACCCGAGCATAAAAGTGCCCTATGTGCTGTTGCAGCAGTCCTCTTTGCATTAGAGATATTGTTTGTAGCCATAGCAAGGAAAATGGGAGGGAACAAATGAACGAGGAAAAGAGAGTACATATCGGACTTATCCCTTACCTGAATGGTAAGAAGAAAAGACTACGCATGAACAGACGTGGACTAAAGGATTACTTCTTTGCTGGTATCTCATATCTGGCAATTACAATCACGTTGCTGTGTTTGATAGGGATACTGTCCAAGATTGCAATGGCAGGCATACCTTATATAACACCTGAGTTTCTGCTTACTTCTGAAGCCGGTTTTGATGGGTTTGGAGGTGCTATCGGAAATGCTATTATAGGCAGTATATATCTCTCCTTGGGATCCACATTACTCGCAACCCCTCTTGCAGTAGGTACGGCAATATACCTACAAAGATACGCAAAAGACGGTTACCTTGTCAAAATCTTCAGATTTTTCATCGACGTGCTTTCTGGCACACCTTCAATAGTGCTTGGATTGTTTGCATTCTTATTTTTGGTATTTTACATGCGAACCGTGACAGGAGGATTTTCCATGCTCTCTGGCATTATTGCTCTTGCAATCCTTGTACTGCCTGTTATAGAAAGAGCTACTGAAGAAGCCATCATGAACGTGCCAGGAGAAATTGAAGATGCAAGTTATGCATTAGGGGCCACAAAGTGGCAAACTATAAGAGACATCACTATTCCCTACGCTATGGCCGGTATATTAACAGGAGTTGTGCTCAGTGTTGGGAGAGCAGCTGAAGAATCAGCCGTAGTAATCTTGAGTGCAGGATACTCACAATTTTATCCAGAATACAAAGTTGCTTCAGATAGCAGACTTTTGTTTGATTTAAAACTATATCCGTTTCAGGATTCCATAGCCGCCTTGCCAATCACAGTGTACCACGGTTTTGAATTCCCCCATATGGTAGACCCGGGTGAAAGTTTTGCAGCAGCATTTGTACTGATTGCTATAGTCATGATAATCAATCTGATAGCCAGACTCATTGTCTGGAAAAGGAAGATGGGATGAAAGAAAAGTGATGTACGGAGGTTTCAATCGTGGGCATATTGGATAAAATCAAAAAGAAATCCGAAGAAGCAGATTTTGAGGATGGACCTGAAAATGAATTTATTCCTACCGAAGAGGACACTACCACAAACAATTCCCAAAACGAAAAATCCCCATCTCCTGAAGAAAAGACCAGTACATCCAATGAAGATGAGGAATCAAAGGAAAGCCCGATAACAGAAGAAGAAACCGAAGTACAACAAAATTCTGGGGAAAAAGGAATCTCCACAAAAATTACATCCCTCATATCACGCTCTGGTGGAAAGGAAGAAAAGGAAAGTAAAACTGGGAAAGGAAAAAAACATAAAAACAATTCTAAATTTAGCCTGAATTCCTTTCTTGAAAGATACCTCAACCCTTCCTGTGAAGACATGGAAGAAATCGAATTTGATGTCGGTCCGATTTCAGAACCCGAAATGGGAGTGCATGTAAAGGAAGTTAATGTGACCTATGTTGTAGAGGAGCCTTTCCAGTATGCTCATGTGGAATACAACGGCGAGGAAATAGAATATCAATGCATTGAACCCCCCCTAAGTGCGGGAGAATTACGTAATCTTGAGATTATAGAAAGTGCCTTTGAAAAATTGACAAGTACCGATATCCTTGTAGTAGATCCAAAAGACCGCAAGAATGCTCTTAGAGAACGATTCCGGTTCATTATTGATATTTATCAGTTCAATATGACAGATTATCAGAATGAAAAAATGTTCTATTACCTACTTAAAAAATATACTGGTTTTGGCAAAATAGATCTTCTTATGAATGACCCTTATATTGAAGATATTACATGCAACGGTCCCGACATGAATGTGTACATAAATCATCGTATGTATGGTTCCATAAAATCAAACGTCATTTTTGAAGAACTGGAATTGAATAATTTTGTTATGAAAATGGCTCAGTCCTCAGGCAGGCACATATCGGTTCTTCAGCCAATAAGAGACGCAACACTTACAGACGGCAGTCGTGTCAATCTGACCCTGGGAAAAGAAGTTACAAAAAAAGGCTCGACCTTTACAATCAGGCGTTTCAAAAGCAATCCGGTATCCGTAGTTGACCTCATAAACTATGGAACCTTCACCTGTGAAGTCTTTGCCTACCTCTGGATTGTTGTAGAATACAAACGTGCCATCCTCGCCGCAGGAGGTACAGCTTCAGGTAAAACGACCACACTTAACGCCCTGGGTTCATTTATAAGACCCGAGTACAAGATTGTCTCCATTGAAGATACGGCAGAGATGAATCTAATGCACCCAAACTGGACCCAATCTGTTACAAGAGCGGGATTCGGTAGCGGATCTGATGGAAAATCCGCCGGGGATATCGAGCTTTATGACCTGCTCAAGGCAGCCCTGAGACAGCGTCCTGAATACATAGTTGTAGGTGAGGTTCGTGGAGCTGAAGCAGGTACTCTTTTTCAGGCAATTTCTGTGGGTCACCCTTGCATGGGCACCATCCATGCAGGTTCAATGAAAGAACTTGTGTCGAGGGTTGAATCCGAACCCATGAATGTTCCCAGGAACCTTTTTTCAAGTACTGATGTAATTATTTTCAATTCAATGATCAAAGTAGGAGAACATTTCATCCGCCGTGCAGTCCGTATTGTAGAACTTGTAGAAGTTGATCCAGACCGGGGAGACCTGATTACCAATCCCGTGTTCAAATGGAACGCACATGATGACACTTTTGTATTCAGTGGAAGCAGTGCCATGTTTGAGGACATCACTGAGGAATTTGGCATGGATGAAGAATACCTAATGAATGAAATGAAAGACCGGACCAGGCAACTTGAATGGATGCGTGAGAACAACATAAAGGAATATGAAGATGTGGTTCGTGAAATCAGGCGTTATGCCCGGGACAAAGATGCCATAATGGAAGAGATAGACCATGACAAACATGGAACTGAAGATAATATTTCAGAAGAAATTGACGAAATGACACTTCAAGAAATTGAAAACATAGACAATATGGCAGAATCCATCACATAAACATGCCATACGATAACTATTGTGATCCAGAGTCACCAGAAGAAGAAAAATCAAAGTCTTCTTTAGTAGACCGCTACTTAGAGAAATACAAGATATTCTGCTATAACATTGGTAGATATATTGATAATGACCCACGGGAAGAAATTGCAAAATTGCTCTATCAGGCAGACATGGAAATGACACCGGGAATGTTCGTGTCAATGGCAATTGTCACTGCGTTGATAACCTCTATAGTAGTAGGGATCGCATCCATAATATTCTTCAAAGATTCCCCATACTTTATACTGTACGTACTATTACTGAGTGCATTTGCCCTAATGGTTGTACTTGTGGGTTTCCCATCTATGCTTTATAATAAGATATCCACAAAAAACATGAATATAGACCAAGAACTGCCATATGCACTTGGTTATATGTCCATCCTTGCAAGCGCCGGTTCAACTCCCTTAGATGTAATCAGACGTATTTCCATCGAAGATTACGGAAGTATATCCGCAGAGTTCATGAAAGTAATCTACCGCGTGGACCTCCTTGGAGAAGATGGCGTATCTTCAATGAGTTATCTTATAAGCAACACTTCCTCCGAAACTTTCAGAACGATCTGCATTGATATCAACAATACAATGCAATCTGGTGGCGGACTGAAGACCTATCTTGAGATGAAATCAGATGAACTCATGGCCATGAGAAGACAGGCACAGGAGGAATTTGTGGATTCACTCTCAGTATATGGTGAAGCATATATGAGTGGAGCTGTTTTAGGTGTTGTTTTAGTGGTCTTGGGAATTGTCGTTTCAGGATCCCTTGGATTGCAACTATTCATCCCACCTCATGACCTATTTACCTTATTTGTCTATGGGATACTTCCCTTCATTAATATCCTTATTCTTATACTTTTATGGATGAAATATTCAAGGAGTGTCATATGAATCTTGAAAAGTACAAGCTTCAGGTTAGAAGATACTGGCAAATGATTATATTCCGTTATGATATAAGACGAGAATATTTCACCATTGGAATTCCCGTATTATTGGCTTTTTTACTTTTAGCAAGTGCTTTATTTGCAGGTCATGCTCTCCCCATGGGAGGTTCCGACAGTTCTAGTGGCTCGTTAGCAGATTTACCTGTAGAAGAAAGAGAAAAACTTGCCAAGGAATTGGCTGCCAAAATAGAGGAAGCCGAGGCTGCCGGTGAAAATGCAGATATCGACATGAAGACTTTGTTGGAGGAAAAGACGACTCCGAAAAAAAAAGATCTTGATCATATAATTATCTACGCTTTACTTATAGCTATCATACCTTTTGCTATCGATACATTCATACAAAAAAAGAAATTAAGACAGCAGGAAATTGCTTTCAGTGAATTCCTTTTCAAAATGGCCGAATTGATGAGAGGAGGAATCGATCCCGTGAAAGCGGTTATCGATCTTTCCAAGAGCGATTTGGGCGCTATAGATAAACCTATTAAAAATGCAGCAACCAAACTGGTACTTGGACATCCTTTTGAATATGCAATGGAAGGTGTTGCCGAAGAACTGAAAAGTAAACTTGTGAGCAAATACAACAATGTTATAGTACAGGCTGCATACACCGGAGGTAATGTTGCAGATCTAATGCAACGCACGTCTGAGGACATGAGAGCAGTTATTGGTATAGAGAGAGAAAAGGAAGGCAACCTCAAACAATATGTCGTAATATTTTATCTTGCACAGGGTGTAATAGTACTTCTGATATATCTTCTTTCCACAAGTCTACTTCCAATGATTCAGGGTGCAGGTTCCGAAGCCCTTGGTAGTGATGCAATTACGAATATAGATTTCCAGCTGGGATTTTTCCATCTTATAATGATCAATGCAACGTTTGGCGGACTTATAATCGGACAAATCTCAGAAGGAGATATAAAACATGGTTTTAAGCACACTGCAGTTCTTGTAGTTGTTAGCTATCTGGCATGCACAAGTTTGATACTGCCAGCAGGTCCTGCTGATTCTTACTCCATAGAACTAGTATCAGGAGGAAACCAAAAATTGCCAGGACCTGGTATGCCTGTAACTGACCCCCTCGTGTTCAGTGTCAAAGACCAACAGGGCAATCCTGCAGAAAATATTACTGTAGAATTCAGTATAAGTCCTCCCAGTGGACATATAGCGGTCAATAAAACTACCAATTCCAATGGAACGGTATCTGTTGCTCCAACGCTTGGAAAGTCAGATGGTTGGTACACAATAGAAGCCAAGGCTGGAATATCAAAAGCTACCGCTTCAGTAAAAGCCGGATATTGACAAAATGTTTGAATGAAGGAATCAAAAAAGGGGAAGATTAACCAACTCTTTCCCTTACATCAAGCAAAATGCCTTCCCCTGTTACTTTGAAAGGAACGATTTTATCCATTGGAAGTAGACCCTTCATTTTGGGAATAAGCATGTATCGATTTACTTTATTCCCAGTCTTATCCACCTTGAACTGGATAATCCCATCCACAAGAGAACGTATTGTAGTTTCCACCCTTTCTTCGAGAACACCTACATCAGTAGTAATTATGAAAATAGCATTTTCATTTTTCCGGATCTCCAAAATCTGTTCAAATGAGCTTAGCCATCTGTCAAAACTTTCATCCATAAACAAATAAGAATAGGTATCAATAACGAAGACGTCAAAACTGTACATGTCTTCAACGGATTCATCTAAATTTTGGTTTTTCAGGAATTTCTTTGCTTTTTCTGCATTTAATATTTCCATAAGAGTCAACTGTGCTTTGGAATTACCAATTAATTTCATACTTTCCGGGATTTCCATCTTAAAAAGATTCATCTCATTGACTACTTCATCTTCTGAACGAGTACTGGAAATATAAAGTACTTTTTTTCCTTCCTTTGCCATATTGTATGCTGTTCGCTGTACAAACACACCTTTTATAGATCCTATCTCTTCTTCAATAAGAATAATAGAGGATGAAGGAAGTTCTTTAATACCGATTCCTGCTAAAACCATTGTTATTCCCCCAGTATTCTAGAAAGAGATTTAAAGATTTTGGCGTAGAACTATAATACATCCATACGTATATATATAATATATTGAAAAGGTATATATTTCATCCATGAGACGTAATAGACATGCCGGATATAAAGGCCAACCAATTTATAAATGACAAAAAAGCAGTTTCCGTAATAATGGGCACATTACTTCTGATGCTTGTAACCATCGTAGCTGCATCAGGCGTGGCCATGATCATATCTTCAGCACAAAAGGATATGGCTGAAAGGCAAACTTATCAGTCCACATTAGATAATGAACACCTAGAAATCATGGACATAAATCCTGAAGGGAACTCTACTCACTGGAATATGATAAATTTGACTGTTCTTAATATGGATATTAAAGATTCAAAGATTGCTGCAATTGCAATTAATGATAATTATGCGAAAAATTACAAAATACTTAATGAAGATGGTTACATAAAACATAATGCTGAATATTCTCAATATCCTATAATATATAATTCTACGAATATGCTGGAGATTCCGGCAAAGAAAAACAAAAAAATAATCATTGGTTTTGAAGATATTGTAGTGAACACATCTGAAAAACTCACAACATACAAATGGAATAACCTTTCCCTGAACTATACCCTAGTGCTTCAGAATCATCCATATCTTGCAGGATACCCATACGATTGTGAATATGAATTATATAATACTACAAATAACACAAATATAAAAGAGGCTGGAAACTACTCGCTCAATCAGGATGGCACACTTACCTTCTTTGGAAGAAATTATACAAATTCAACGTTCAACGACTCTGCCCATTATAATAATTCTACATATATCGGACCCATATATAATAATTCAGAATATCGCATCTATTACTCCTCTACTTTCCAGACGTTCCAGAATAATTATTTCCCTGAAACAAAAGACGTATTGAAATTAAAGATCATGTCAATGTATACAAACTTTTTCAGGAAAAATTACATCCCTCCAACTCCTTTTGCAAAAATATATTTTGAGACGGAAAGTAAAGTAAACCAATCAACAGGGAATCATTATTTCCAAGATTACATTGTAATGGATGCTTCTGAATCCTATGACGAAGATGGTACGATTGTACGTTACAACTGGGCAATGTGGTATGAAAATGGTACTACAATATATGATTACAATTTGACTGGCAAAAAAGTACGTCCCATGAACATCGACCCTTATGGGAACTACACTATCGATCTCGAAGTAATCGATGATGACAAAATGACAGGTAAACTCAGCCAGCATTCCGGAAATATTACCCTCCCCTGAAATAATTATTGTTCAATTTTTATGAAAATTAAAGGAAAATATCATGTCAGAAAGAAGAAAAGTACAACTCACGGGCGGCTCTACCTTTATAGTATCCCTCCCCATAAACTGGGTGAGAGGAGCCGGTCTTGAAGCTGGAGATAGCGTAATCCTTGCACCACAGAATAATAGCTCTCTCCTGATATCCTCTGATACACTCAACAAGAATCAAAGATACGAGACCAAAATTGAAATTAATCGTCTTGTCCCGAAAAAAGGAAAAATGTATAATCAGCCTCCTATAGCCGAGCCGGAAGACATTTTCAGGATACTTATTTCCCATTACCTTGCAGGCTATGATATAATCAAAATGGAGTCAAAAGAAGGATTCAGTGCAGCTGATCGTAAATTCATAAAAGATGCATCCCGCAAACGGCTTGTAGGTCTTGAAGTGGTGGAGGAGAGTCATCATGAACTTGTGCTGCAAAGCCTGCTCAACTATAGAGACCTTTCCCTCCACAGAGCTCTGCAAAATATGTCCGGCCTATTAACATCAATGTTAAGCGACATAATGGATGCAATTGAGAAAAATGATAAAGAAGTTGCCCAGGATATAATCCTCAGGGACAATGAGATCGACAGGTTTTACCTTTTGACTGTAAGACAGCTGAAAGCAGCCATTGAAGACCGCAACCTTTCAGAAAAGATCGGTATCGAAAGACCCAGGGAGTGTCTGGGCTATCGGATTGTTACTAAAAGCATGGAAAGAATCGGAGACCATGCGGTCAGGATTGCAAAGAACCTGATTGAAATGGAAAATGAAGTGGAACCTGATGATCCCATATTCAAGATGGCAGAAGATGTCCAGACCATTTTCAAGCAGTCCATGGCCCTGCTTACAAATCTCGATCCCATGGAAGCAAACATGGTCATAAAGAATGCAAAGAAAATTTCCCGGGAAGGTACTGCATTGTACAAGAACAAGCAGGTAGACACCAACTCACACCAATTTGGCTTCATTGTGGAAAGCCTGCAAAGGATTGCTGAATACAGTGGCGATATCGCAGAAATTTCCATTAATATGAGTACAAAAGACTTGAAAACATAATTTACTTTTTTAGGAATTAGACGATTAAACTGGTTTGGGTCAGCATAACCATCAAGTTATTTACTACAAGTACAATACCCAAAAAAGCAATCGCAAATTTGGATGTATTCCACAGAAATGAACTCCAGGATAAGCCGGATTGCCTGATGAGTTTGTAGTTCAAATAAACCACCACAATAAATAGAAGTTTCAAAAGCAAAAAGGCCCCCAGGCCAAATTCCGCCAGTAAGAATGCTATAAACCCGTTTTGCTCGACCCCAAAATTCAAGGCTCCAATGGTGGTTAGGAAATCCCCGAAGACATAGAATAGGATAATGTATTTGATGTCAGAAAGGAAAACAAACAAATCCTTTCCTGGATACTCAAAGGTGGATGAGTCGAGGAATTCCATAGATGAAAGTTTGTATGTACATCGGTATTAACTTGATGTACACATGTTAAGTAACAATGTTCATGAAATTCACATCAAAAATCATAAAAACGAATAAGCACACAGATTTCGACATACATTAAGGCCATGAAGTCCAGATATTCATCTGAAAATAGTTCTGT from Methanohalophilus halophilus includes these protein-coding regions:
- a CDS encoding type II secretion system F family protein codes for the protein MNLEKYKLQVRRYWQMIIFRYDIRREYFTIGIPVLLAFLLLASALFAGHALPMGGSDSSSGSLADLPVEEREKLAKELAAKIEEAEAAGENADIDMKTLLEEKTTPKKKDLDHIIIYALLIAIIPFAIDTFIQKKKLRQQEIAFSEFLFKMAELMRGGIDPVKAVIDLSKSDLGAIDKPIKNAATKLVLGHPFEYAMEGVAEELKSKLVSKYNNVIVQAAYTGGNVADLMQRTSEDMRAVIGIEREKEGNLKQYVVIFYLAQGVIVLLIYLLSTSLLPMIQGAGSEALGSDAITNIDFQLGFFHLIMINATFGGLIIGQISEGDIKHGFKHTAVLVVVSYLACTSLILPAGPADSYSIELVSGGNQKLPGPGMPVTDPLVFSVKDQQGNPAENITVEFSISPPSGHIAVNKTTNSNGTVSVAPTLGKSDGWYTIEAKAGISKATASVKAGY
- the pstA gene encoding phosphate ABC transporter permease PstA; amino-acid sequence: MNEEKRVHIGLIPYLNGKKKRLRMNRRGLKDYFFAGISYLAITITLLCLIGILSKIAMAGIPYITPEFLLTSEAGFDGFGGAIGNAIIGSIYLSLGSTLLATPLAVGTAIYLQRYAKDGYLVKIFRFFIDVLSGTPSIVLGLFAFLFLVFYMRTVTGGFSMLSGIIALAILVLPVIERATEEAIMNVPGEIEDASYALGATKWQTIRDITIPYAMAGILTGVVLSVGRAAEESAVVILSAGYSQFYPEYKVASDSRLLFDLKLYPFQDSIAALPITVYHGFEFPHMVDPGESFAAAFVLIAIVMIINLIARLIVWKRKMG
- the pstC gene encoding phosphate ABC transporter permease subunit PstC, which translates into the protein MEFKSLFTTSFFADIQKSRDETDLPHVTFLLCGILTALITIFFIGFIFQNAYPTFENQGLINFLTGNKWSYTDGVYGVRIFLLGTIIITFLTMIMAVPLGIFTAIYLAEYASEKTANMIRPFVELLVGIPSVVYGIFGFLILSNLFREYIEPAISNNLGFISIFYDTSPTSGTSILLASTILTIMILPTIVSISEYAMRSVPKEYSQGSFAMGTTHWETIRNIVLPTASGGIYSSIILGMMRAMGETMAVVMVVGILTKVPNSIFSGGYPMTSKILNDIGYHVAIPEHKSALCAVAAVLFALEILFVAIARKMGGNK
- a CDS encoding RAD55 family ATPase; translated protein: MVLAGIGIKELPSSSIILIEEEIGSIKGVFVQRTAYNMAKEGKKVLYISSTRSEDEVVNEMNLFKMEIPESMKLIGNSKAQLTLMEILNAEKAKKFLKNQNLDESVEDMYSFDVFVIDTYSYLFMDESFDRWLSSFEQILEIRKNENAIFIITTDVGVLEERVETTIRSLVDGIIQFKVDKTGNKVNRYMLIPKMKGLLPMDKIVPFKVTGEGILLDVRERVG
- a CDS encoding type II/IV secretion system ATPase subunit; translated protein: MGILDKIKKKSEEADFEDGPENEFIPTEEDTTTNNSQNEKSPSPEEKTSTSNEDEESKESPITEEETEVQQNSGEKGISTKITSLISRSGGKEEKESKTGKGKKHKNNSKFSLNSFLERYLNPSCEDMEEIEFDVGPISEPEMGVHVKEVNVTYVVEEPFQYAHVEYNGEEIEYQCIEPPLSAGELRNLEIIESAFEKLTSTDILVVDPKDRKNALRERFRFIIDIYQFNMTDYQNEKMFYYLLKKYTGFGKIDLLMNDPYIEDITCNGPDMNVYINHRMYGSIKSNVIFEELELNNFVMKMAQSSGRHISVLQPIRDATLTDGSRVNLTLGKEVTKKGSTFTIRRFKSNPVSVVDLINYGTFTCEVFAYLWIVVEYKRAILAAGGTASGKTTTLNALGSFIRPEYKIVSIEDTAEMNLMHPNWTQSVTRAGFGSGSDGKSAGDIELYDLLKAALRQRPEYIVVGEVRGAEAGTLFQAISVGHPCMGTIHAGSMKELVSRVESEPMNVPRNLFSSTDVIIFNSMIKVGEHFIRRAVRIVELVEVDPDRGDLITNPVFKWNAHDDTFVFSGSSAMFEDITEEFGMDEEYLMNEMKDRTRQLEWMRENNIKEYEDVVREIRRYARDKDAIMEEIDHDKHGTEDNISEEIDEMTLQEIENIDNMAESIT
- a CDS encoding phosphate signaling complex PhoU family protein, giving the protein MSERRKVQLTGGSTFIVSLPINWVRGAGLEAGDSVILAPQNNSSLLISSDTLNKNQRYETKIEINRLVPKKGKMYNQPPIAEPEDIFRILISHYLAGYDIIKMESKEGFSAADRKFIKDASRKRLVGLEVVEESHHELVLQSLLNYRDLSLHRALQNMSGLLTSMLSDIMDAIEKNDKEVAQDIILRDNEIDRFYLLTVRQLKAAIEDRNLSEKIGIERPRECLGYRIVTKSMERIGDHAVRIAKNLIEMENEVEPDDPIFKMAEDVQTIFKQSMALLTNLDPMEANMVIKNAKKISREGTALYKNKQVDTNSHQFGFIVESLQRIAEYSGDIAEISINMSTKDLKT
- a CDS encoding type II secretion system F family protein, encoding MPYDNYCDPESPEEEKSKSSLVDRYLEKYKIFCYNIGRYIDNDPREEIAKLLYQADMEMTPGMFVSMAIVTALITSIVVGIASIIFFKDSPYFILYVLLLSAFALMVVLVGFPSMLYNKISTKNMNIDQELPYALGYMSILASAGSTPLDVIRRISIEDYGSISAEFMKVIYRVDLLGEDGVSSMSYLISNTSSETFRTICIDINNTMQSGGGLKTYLEMKSDELMAMRRQAQEEFVDSLSVYGEAYMSGAVLGVVLVVLGIVVSGSLGLQLFIPPHDLFTLFVYGILPFINILILILLWMKYSRSVI
- a CDS encoding substrate-binding domain-containing protein codes for the protein MELKNIFNNEEAVSPIVATLVLVVVAIAGAAAVGGIMDNLSNDVGSDTTGATDDIATANELLLRGSTSVQPVSELLADKYMRQHPNMKVTVMGTGSGDGVSSTGLDLCDIGAASRPVKDSELAVYPEIRSHQIGASAVAIISNVDVNGTGLNFTDVYAVEKLYNSTDEDGKAHIDISSDALNITAAEINEGDGTGANTINVTVYQRSEPSGTEETVSKYLSKYGSTESKDAEFINDESNAKGAKGNAGVLAAVEDDANGIGFVDWGFAQQGLNDEAVVVNGINCQPLATSTADISDADDEFKLALEGESDYPQAMTRPLNYLTLGNPTPEQQDFIDFALASSGETQECFTEAGFWSMYTLNE